In Monodelphis domestica isolate mMonDom1 chromosome 1, mMonDom1.pri, whole genome shotgun sequence, the sequence TCCACTCGTTgtgattcagtttcctcctctgtaaaatgaggatattggccTAATTATGAGCTCAAAGGTGCTTTGTAGCATTAcatgtgtgtctatgtgtctatCTATGTGTCCCTTTGGATtcaatagatagaatgctaggtTTCCGGCCAAAAGAACTTAGCTTGAATCTCTGCTCTGCCACTCACTAACCTATGTTAGCGTGCAAGTTGGTTAACCTCTATTGTTGtcatttccctcatctgcaaaataaataaaattggactagatggtctctataGTCCTTTTCAGAACTCAATGTGCTTCTTTCCCAAGAACCAAGTCAGGAAGCAGTTTTGAGTACCCTCTGCCGAAGCCAGTACTTTGTCTTTAAGAAGGCATGTACGTTATTTCTATAATATGCACCCACTTAGAACAGATGTGTTtgtatgactgaggagagataaGCATACTTGCCTCTTGCTTAGACCAAGCTACAGTAACCTTACTTGTCCTTACTCAGGGCTGAAAGATCCTCTCATCCTCACCGTAGGTCCAAATCGTACTCAGCTCTTGGATCCCTCTTTCCAACAATATAGCTCCAAGGTCATCACTTCgccaggagaaaagaaaaagggaaaggagtatACTCAGAACCCTCAAATTtacaatgggggagggggggagcagGGAGTACGTTGATAATGTTTAAAACTGGAAGACACCTTAAGGGTCATCTCCTCCAAACTTCATGAAAGTGACTTCCTTAAAATGGCAAAGTaaaaagaggcagagagggatTTGAACGCAGCTCCTAGGACTCCACGTCTGATATTGCTCCTTCCCACTATATCACGCTAGCTTTCTACCCTTATGCAGCCCTCAGACAAATCTATATTTTGAGTGGTCATTCCCTCACCCTCCCCCAAATTGACTAAGCACTTGACTCACAGCCTGGGTCAACTGGAGTTAACTATTTTCAAAGTCCCAGTCATTTCCCAACTAAACAGCCTCAAGCACGGTCAGTGTAAACGCGGCAGTCACTTTGACACAAAGTTAAACCTCTGACTTCAGGCCGTGATCTCCCATACCCACTAAAAATGAGCTCTCCCTCCCCAAAAAAGGAAGGAGGTGACTGAGAAATGAGATGATTCGGGGGCCGTTTGTATTCTGGACCCACCACAGTCACTGTGATCTGACAGGACTAGGAAGGTCTCCTCCCTCCCCGCcggcccccaccccacccccacccctacacCCCCTCCGCAACCGTGTTGAGAAATTGCAGTGAGTCAGAGTTGTTCTGCATATTAATGAGTTCGCTGTGAGGGCAGCGAGAGCTGTTTTAAAAGAGGAGGAGAGCAAAGATCCGAAGAACTGAGAGCTAGTGAGAGCGCACCGAGCAGATAGGCAGAAGCCGAAACTGAGCACCGGAGACTTCCAACTCTCGTCAGAGCTGACCGCCAGAGCGCTCTGGAGCAGGCGGCCGCAAGGAAGCCAAACGGGCAGCGAGATTTTCCCAGCTCCCTAGAGACACCTGAGCTCTAGCCATGAAGCTCTTGACAGGactgctgctcctgctgctccTTGTGCTGTGCTGTGTCGGGGCGGAGGGTAAGTCCTGCGAACAAGTCGAAAGCACCCTGGtttaggacacacacacacacacacacacacacacacatgcacgcaaaCACACCTCGACTGGCCGTCTATGAGCCTTGGGCAGAGTAAGGGTTTGTATTTACTGGAAGAGACCGAGTTTGGGCTGGGGCAGTTGATGGTGACGACAGCCGATGTACCCTGTTGCTTGCTTACCTTGCCTTCATTCTGGGGTTGAAATAAATATGGGAggattagaaaaaaggaaaatgtgaatttcAGGTGATCTAAATGCAGGCTTCCGAGGAGAGGAGTGACTTCGACCAAGTTTTGTACCTTAATTTCTCACGGGTTCCAGAGACTGTCTCTGGACTATGAGTCtggcaaagaagaggaaagaaagggggacGGGGAGGGAGGCTAATCTATGTTCATCCTTTTCCTTGCAAACTTGAACTTCATGATTTGGTGGAGTTGCCTGCCTCAGTATTAAGATCTTTCAGGTAAGAAACTCCGAACTTACCAGGCAATCTTCTGCAGGGTCAAAGTGCAAATGCTCCAGGAAAGGACCAAAGATAAGATACAGTGATGTCAAGAAGCTGGAAATGAAACCAAAGTACCCGCACTGTGAAGAGAAGATGGTTATGTGAGTCTCGCCATTGCAACTTTATCTTGTCCTCATTTCTGTCTAACCCAGTGCCCAAGGTCTATGTGTGTCTGGACTGTAAGAGCATGCTTCATGCCTTTTCATTCTCAAGTCCAAGCACAAACTGTAGGCAAGTGTGTTAAGCACCAGCATTTCAAACAAGCTTCAACACCAGCTAAAAGGAACTGCATTTTCTAAGGGACCCACCATCATAACAATATTTCTAGAGATGGGATTGGACCCTTGAAAGTTAAAAGATTGAAATATTTGATCCCTAGGTaggaaatcacacacacacacaagctccCAAGAAAAAGACTATGGAGTTTATTTTTCTTGAAGCCAAAAATATGTTCTGAGTTTGAACCTGATTGAATGAGCATTAAAAGAAAATGCGACAATTCATTTTTAGAATATCATTTCCTTCATgcagacatttttaaaatattgacatTTCTGTCTTTATGTCACCTTCATTGCCAAATATAtcatctccctcctcttcctggaGAGCCATTCCTtttaacaaagaaagagagagctgttaagcaaaactaaccaaccCATCAATGGAATCTGACATTGTATGCATTGTTCCACAACCTTAGTCCCTCtactctaccaaaaaaaaaatgtgtttccttttttaaaaaatagccttcTTCTTTAGGATAAAGCATCTTTTTTTAGAATTGCATAGCATTTAGTTTCATGGGGGAGattgtgttatttttttctccattgccATTGTTATAACctttatgtatattgttttccttgttctgcttacttcactttgccttTAATCATAGAAGTCTTTTCCATAGAAGTCTTCACTGAGacctttttttaatatcagaaaaatatCTTCAGAGGAATTCTATTTTCTCTAACAGATTCAAATTCACTTTTAGAATGATTCCTATTAATCACCTGCAAAACATGTGCTTCCCTAAGGAATGCATCTGTAAGTCCTGTGGCAAAATCCCTTGCTCAGGATAACATTCGATAGAGCTGTCTCCGTGCATGTTGGGAatgctgaaaatattttaaaaactgggGCAGACTGAAAGAACACAAAGTTTCCTTGCTCTTCTCTTTCAAATTAACCACTTGAGGCCAAAACAACTATTTCTCCATTAGTCAACTCTTGGCCAAGAAGGGAGTCCTTGGCAAAGTAGAACTCAAATATTTGCCACTGATCAGTCACCCCTTCTTTCACCCCAGGAACAGGTCCTATTTTATTCCCAGTCTGGATAGGCACCAGCTCAGCCAGGTCCCTGATGGGCCCCAAAAGGCTTCTGAAATAATTACACCTATTCACAACCTGGGGCTCAAAATATTAGTGAGTTTGGGAGAAACTCAAAAAATAGCCCTGCTTAGGCTACTTCTCTCCACCCCTACCTCTCTCTTTACCCTTATATCAACCCAAACAAGATGCCCCCCAAAACTCCTAACTGGGTTTTTTATTGGGGCTAAAGAACAAATAGCTTAGAGGATAAGAAAAATTCTTCAAATGTGGTAACATAAAATTTCAAACCAAGGATTCAACTTAAGGTGGAATCTTGTAAGTGCTGCCACCTTTGCAATGGAAACATTATTTTACTAGGCTCCTAAATTTAGTCATCATTTTTTGAAAGCCCATATTCATGTTTTCGCTTATACTTCAGAAGCCCAATAGTTGGGGCATTAGATGCAATTGAATCTCAGTTTAAAGGAACCCTCCATAAACAATGCCCTGCTCAGCATGGTCCTTAAATAAAAAGTttgataaatgaatgaagaaatgagtGAATGAACAAAATTTAGAGGGAGATTAAAGGGCCCGCTTCCTTTGTTGCAATTTCCTGCACTCTCCTTTCAATATAAGATTATAGGAAAGGGATTAATataaaaaccaaatttctaaagacaACCTTGACAGAAAATATTACTGTTCAGAATAATAACCCTTCAGCCTAGTCAGAAAAAAAGGCACAATcctaaaaaaaagagtaaatcaAATTCAATAGACTCCTCTTACCTATGCAAGAAAAAGACCTAATAAATTTTAGAGAAATATCCAACAAAGAGGTTTCCTGGCTAAGCCTAAATGAATCTAAAAATTCAAGTAACCaaagtttacacacacacacacacacacacacacacacacacacacacacacacacacacacatatttcctTACCTCCAGTTAATTGGGTATGGGTGATAACACACtgactttcatttcctcattgctCCTTGGATTATACAAAAGATTCAAGGAAAGGGATGAGTTAAATCCACTTCACATCAGAGTGGAGTCAAGAGCCTCGAAGTATGGTTGATAAGTTTTAGTTTCTCAACGAGAATCAAAAGCCCTCCAAGGGAAGGCTATGAGAGTCAAGTGCAAATCTAATTACACCTTTCCAGGTCACTCTTGGGGCCAGTACCCCAACTCTATAAGGAAGAGAATAAGTACATTTtacaaaaacatttcttttagaGAGAATTGAATTCTTGCAGACTTGCAGGATTTCAAATCTCAGACCTGTGAAGTTCTCTCTACTCTTAATGCTCATTGTTTAAAGCATCCCTTTGATTTCTCCTAGAAGTGCTCTTGGGTCCTCCAAGATTATATCAGTGGAGCTCAAGCTCCAGTATGTCCAACTATGTTAGAAAGGTTTCAAGTATAGGCCAGGAATATCTGTAGGCCTATTCTCCAAGAACCAACCTAACTAAGTCTAGGGAGTCTCATCATGGGACCAACTACAGCATAATGAATTATTTGGCAGCAATCATTCTTAAAAGCCAATTATAGAATTATTGGGGTTATGATCAAAGGCACTAACAGCAACTTGAAGTTAAAATTTTCCTCACAAGTTCTCTGATTACAATAGTacccattttgttatttttgcaaatgaggaaataatcTCAGGGAATTAAACCCAGTTGCTCATTGTAATTAacccaggattcaaatctagttctAATTCTCAAGTTCAATTCTCATTCCAACATACTATGCTACTTCTCCAACTAAAACTGGGAAAGAGGCAGCAAGGAAATTGGAATCTCTAGAATAGTTCCATTCCTAGCATTTTGGTGCAAGGAAAAAATGCAGCAGATATTTATTTCTGTGTGCCTGATACTGCACTAGGCCCTGTGAATAGTAAAAGAAATTATAGGATTGCAAAATGCCAGAGTCTAGAGATCATCTTATCcgaccctctcattttacagatgcaggaAACTGCCTGAGAGAATTGTCCCTAAGTCGCACAGCTGGCAAAGCTGGGATAATATCTGTAGGGCACAGATTTCTGGGTCTGGAATCCTAGGACCTTGTTTGAATCCAAACTCTgctgtttactagctgtgtgaccctggataaatcactctcctgggaaaaatggaaaatgtggaCTAGGAGCTCTCTAAGGTCCTAAATCTTATCCGGGTCTAATCCTTATATAAACCTAGGTCTTCTAGCCTAAAGTCCAGTTCTCCTGGTCCTTGCCCACAAGCAATCAGAGGAGAGATAAGGCTCactgaaatgaaagaaatagtattttattatctGAATCTTTTCATATTGTTATCGACATTTGAAGTCATTGGCTACCAAAATACATAGTACCAACAAAGGAGTAAGAGTGAAAGCTCATGTCCCTGCCCGCAGAGTTTAAGCTCTGGACGTGGATAcaagataaacacagaagaaacaacTAGAGAATATAAACatattctctctatataaatataaatgagtcAACGAGTGAAAAAGCAATTTGTTCATAAATGCTAAAACTCTCAACAGAATATATGAAACTATCCAGAATAGCTTTTATTTCAAGAGCAGGActcaatattatattatttgtgtCTACATAGGTCATTAGGAGTCTGTCCCTTTGATCCCACTACTATAATCTGGTCCTCCATCTTCTGAATCAACTTTGTTTCCTCACATTCCTTTACACAAACTCTTTACTCCAACCCAGCATAATCTATTCACTCTCCCCTGAACAAAACTTATTTATTCCCTTTGTTCATGTTGTTTCCATTTGCCTAGAATATTCTCCCCACCTATTCAAATTTTGAGCATCCTCTAGGACTCAGGCTAAGATTACTGATTTTAGAACTGGACCTTAGACTTTTCTTGttattgtccagtcatttcagtcatgcctgattcCTCATGActtcatttagaattttcttggcaaagatattggagtggtttaccatttctttctccagctcattttatagatcagaaaactgaggcaaacagaactaagtgatttgcccaggttcatacagctagtaaatatttgagaccaaatttgaactcaggtctttctaactgcAGTCCTTgggctctatccattataccatctGCTGCCTCCTTAGACATTAGCAATCATCTAATCCATCCTCTTTACTTGACAGAAGAGGAATCTGAGGCCAAGGGAAGGAAtgaaacttgcccaggatcacatagtgaCTAAATGTAAAGTCCGGGACTTTTGCTGATTTTAAATGCAGACTCCCCTGACCTCCTCATCCCACGTGAGCCCTCATCCTCTTAGCTTGCTCATACAGCACATCGTCTGTGTATCACATCATTTATCATGCTCTGTTTGTCCACTGCTATTTCATGTGTGGTAGTCTTGTCCAAAGCTGTGAGCTGCTGAAGGTAAACACCTTCTATTGTACTTCTCTTTATGCCCTAAGCTGAGCACAATACCAAGCACCCGGCAGATGTTCAATATATAGTTGATTTACGTGAAGTCAGAAAGTATAATAATGGTGGCATTGTGTCTAATTCCTTGTTCTCCACCACCACATTGAAATTATTGGGATCTAAGAACATCATATTTTGTGTTTCTGGATCTTAATTCATCCATATGAGTTCCAAGGTCAGTGGGAATTAATTTAGGCAACAATCTTGGGACTGAGGTCTGAGGACAAAAATTTTCTCTaaggtataatagaaagaacacttgagttaaaagacatgagttcaaatcctaactctgttATTCACTAACTCAGTAACTTACAAGAAGTCGCTCTGTTTCTCTAGACTTCAGTTTTCTATTCTGTAAAATTAGAGTTGGAATAGATGATATATAGGGTCCTGGCTAGCTCTGTCATCATTGGATGAGCCTATGATTTCTACCTGTACTTCATTTCCTCCCACTAACCCAGGACTGGAGCAGATAATCTTTGAGTTCTGTTACATGTCCTATACATTGTACATGACTAGTCTAAAGAATAATGCATGAATTCTGATCTGAATGGAGAGTTTTCTAACTGCTAAAAATGTTTCCAATccaatcaattaaattaaatgaccATTTATCAAAATTTTATCAGGTACCAAATATTGTGCAAAATCCTGGGGatatacaaagaccaaaaaatggaaacaatcttATTCCTGAAGGAGTTTATGTATTAGAACCAAATTTCCCTCCTGGAGAACACTCCCTAAatccaccaaaataatttttattccatGTAAAATATTCTGTGAAATATGTTCATTAACCTCATGACCTTCACACTGATTTCTAAAACCTCCAGACTTAGGAGGTGAGATTCTACtttaatacaaatacaaattaataCTTTTAATAATTATGAATATAGATAAAAACAATGTCTCATGCTAATAATATACTCAgtaccaagaaaaataataatggctggcattttatagtattttacaGTCTACAAagcaaaatgtatatatatatgtatatatatatatatatat encodes:
- the CXCL14 gene encoding C-X-C motif chemokine 14 yields the protein MKLLTGLLLLLLLVLCCVGAEGSKCKCSRKGPKIRYSDVKKLEMKPKYPHCEEKMVIITTKSVSRYRGQEHCLHPKLQSTKRFIKWYNAWNEKRRVYEE